The Silene latifolia isolate original U9 population chromosome Y, ASM4854445v1, whole genome shotgun sequence sequence AGGCTAATATTGTACGTTGACCAATGTTTGTTACTAGATTTTGAAATCAAGTTAGAAATCCTAATTGCCACAAATTATAAGCACACTACTATAAATCTCATAACTTCTACAAAACTTTCAAGCATTAAAATTCCATTGCAAAATACTTTCCGCTGCTTTTGCTCGTGTGTTTTAACTGTGTTTTTGCTATCAAATTTTCAAAAGTCGTGTCGCTTTGAAACGTGTGCTTTTTTTTGTGTCGAATTCATATTTGTAAAAGTTCATAATTTTAACAATCATCTCTAAACAATTGAATTGTATTCatattttttttaggaaattgtattcatattttttttaggaaattgTATTCATATTTTTGGAGTCGATTGTAATTACGAAATTTATACATCGTGATCTTAACATCTCAGAAACCCGAGGGCTTGACATCCCATCTCTCACGATTGAAGGTTTAACACCCTCCATACATGTGGGCTTAACATCCCACACGCAGTAGGCTTAATATAACATCCTACAAACCGAGGAATTAACATTCCTCAAACTGAGAGCTTAACATCTCTCATAACACGATTAGGGTTAGTCGTGGAGGTTAATTGTTTATTGTAAGCTAACCCGGATTAGGTGCTCTTGGTAATCAATTAATAAAAAAAGTGGTGGACGTAGACTTGAAATTGGATGAACCACATTAAAAATcttgttgttatttatttacgTACCTTTATATATTGTATATCTAttctatatagttaaaaggcaacctaacaaatttaattttttgccaCGTAAAATTATCAcaattaaattctattaatttggattataaattataaattattaattgatTATTTTATATAATTGCACTCTAATAAAAAAGGATATTTAAACTATATATCTGCCAAACATTACGCGTTCTTCTACATGCCATGTCTTTTTCCGTCCTCTTTTTTTCAACTCCTTTTCATTTAAGAAAAAGTTTCAATGCAATTTAAATTTTGGTAACAAGAAGTAGCTctgtaacagcaaattttgtattgcgataactgaaatacaaaacaaggaaacaattatattttattaataaatatcaaaagtacgtgtacaatctctaatgtatcctctgattctaatatgccgtaaggggtacgtgtacggggtacacgtgaggggtgcgcgtgtagacaaatttaattgctctacgcgcgatgtaaattttgatttcttgagagggtcgcgatgacttgaatctctcttgaaggtttgaacttgtgattgaatcttcaacgcaggcggcacgatttgatgtgcttgttgactgcttgcaatgatcttgacagagaggatttgtaggaatttgtaccttgttctctccagctcctttgcaattatgaatttccAACCCCTTGAATGAATGAGaagagctctatttatagagtttcaaatcCCCTTGTTGGACTTTGATGGTCACATGCCCATTTGTGGGTTTATAAGCAACCTTGGCCCAAATTTGATTCTTTCTGGGTTTATTGATCCGAACAACTccttttgtaatccgaatcggcccatatttcatttaatcgggacaaaataattaaattaaattaaaatttggtattaactcaaaataattaatttattttatttattcggcacattaataaattttccgtgcctacaaattgccccctcgggACCTTGTCACGTGCACCTCCCGGTGTCTTGACGTGGCGGGGTCTCGATTTtgctttgacttggaagtcgGCAATGAGCGCCCTTACTTGTCGCAAGAATGATCCATTTTTTTTTGTGTCACCCTGTCGTTATCCAACTTGTCGGGTGAAATTGACTTGGAAGTCGAAGCTTACCCAAACTTGTCGTAAGGGTAGTAgcttctgattttttttttttttttttacgtcacCCAGTCATTATCTGACTTGGCGGATGACACACATTTTTTTCCTTGTTTGACTTGAAAGTCATCGGGTACCCGAACTTGTCGTAAGGATGACCCATCTTTTTTTGACGTCActctatcatttttttttttgatttggcgagtgaccctttttttttttttttcacgccaTCCGCTAGTGTGTAACTTCACGGGTTAACGGGTGACACACACTTGCCATATTGTTTAATTTTCCAATAAAGATACGAATTGAGTAATTGGCTTATTTTGTGATACCAAAACTCTATCCGACTACTTGTAAGTTTAGGAAAGTAGTACTTTCCTAAAAAAACTTTTTCACCTAGGTAGGGTTTAAGGGATCCCATAACCTATATATAGACACGGAACACGACAATTATGTCAACCGTGAGTACATATTATCAGTGCATTCTTTTCTTGACGGTATTTCCTCCTTATACAAACTCTTGTATTAGTCTTTGCATATGTCAGGCCATATTCTTGATTTGCATTGCCGCCTTATTTTTATATGCAGAGAGAACTCATACTTGTGAAAGAATAAGCCAACTTTTAAGCATAAAAGAATGTCACTTGACTTGCTTTCTTTTGTTCGTCTATCTTCCATACTTCTTCattcatgatttttttttttaaaccttCATCTCCCTCCTTTTCTTCTTTGCAGGACTCACTCTGACTGGTACCGAAAACCGACCCGGCTTTAATTTATTGTAGCACTCCGCCAATTACCAGTAAGTTGTCTATcttgcttcttttttttttttacatgctTTCCGGTCTGACTTCACCTTTGATGTGGTTGATGGCTATTTTTTTTTCACCAGTAGCTTTATGTATGAATACGACACGAAGACGACTTCTTGATGTAGCTTAAGGACTTGGCTCGATTTTAAATTCCTCTTACCCTTGCTGGTCTTAGAATGTTGAATTTTTAGCTTGAATTATTTCTGCTTGCTCGAAACTCCAATAATTAGTCCCCGCTCCCAATTCGATTTGTACCCTATTTCATCAATCATAATTCGCTTCTCGCTATCAACTGAGACCAAGAGTTTTAGCATGGAACCCGTAATCGATTTCTAGCCAAATTCACTGAAGTAAGCCATCTTGCTTTAGTAAGCCATCTCGCTATCAGGCTTGAATTTCTGTATGTTACTTTTTGACGGGATGAAGATCGCCATAATGATCAATTAAACACACACCTTGCTTTAGATAACTGACCCGTAAAGTTCGAGTTTGAACAAGAGCGATTCACACTTCGTCCCCTGTTTTCGTGAAAAAACAGAGTGCATGGACAGCCCCTGTTGTCGACCGATTTTACATCATGGAGAATGATCTTTGATCCTAAAGCTTCCCATATTCACAAAATTTGCAGTCCCACGATTCCGAAACATCGAATAACTCGGATTTTCGTTATCGTTTGATCCCCCAACGACCTcagcaaagaccgtctgaaacaatcaccctttttttttttttggtgtattgCTTCCTTGAATTCTGACGACTATGGCGTGAGTTCAATCGATTCTCGGTTTAACTTTCCCTTCTTTTCTTTTGAAAATATCGAGCCGAGTCCGTCGAATATTTACTAAAACCATCCTATTCATACTTCGAGATtccatgcttttttttttttttttttttttttataatcaaATTCTATACCGTTATACTGATGTAAAGTTAGATTATGCTTTGTCGGAATCGGTCAGCTTAAGAACTCACACCCAATTCCCCACATATTCGAATCTTAGATACAATGATGCCGAAATAATTGAAAACCTGCTACATCGTCTTCATAATTGCCGAGCACTGCATTCATACACCCGAGACTTTGTGAAGTAAGGCATTCTTTTAACTTTTGTTTTATCCTTAACCTTCGACTTTGGCGAATGTTATTTGTAGTCCTAGGATGTATAACATGTACCCTACTTCAGTAGTAGCCAATGATCTTTGAGCCCTAACTTGACTCCTTTTGATGTACTTCAACTGCATTCCATTTGGTCCGTCTAAATTTTGTCGTTGATCCAGAAAACGGTTGATGGAACTTGATTGACTTAGCCCCGGATTGTCTCGTTTTGCAGGTGAAATTTCGATATCCTCGCACTACCTTCGCCTTTGTTGCATCCTTCCGAACGAGACTCGGGTAAGTTATGAGGGAATATTTCTTTTGTCCATTTTTTTGTTAATTGTGATTCTGCCATGTTGTCATCTTGTAAATTACAAACCCACACTATAAGTATGAATTTGATGATTTGATCGATTGTCGCGTCATATATTGCtgcaatttaattttttttttgtttcttttactTCTTGTCTTTTGCAGGTCTAAGTTGTAGGCGTCGTACGAACTCAACTTTCCTTTTTCAAGCTTTGTACAGCGTGTAAAGGTAATACATACATTTCTTAAATGGCTGCACGTGTTTTGCCTCTCTTTTcttgtttgtatgttttcttgATGACGCGCAGGGATTACGTTCTGTCTTTGTTTTGGCCAAGCAGCTTCAATTTATCAGTATTTCCATGCACTGCAATTTTACTTATCCAGCGTTGAAGATTTATTACTTCAGACAATATTTCAGCCTCCAGTCGAgctgtcagggtgaacccattttgggtcatcgcgacacacttttgaagacttattgcttgttagggtgaacccattttgggtcatcgcgacaagttgtgtcagggtgaacccattcgggtcatcgcgacacagttttgaagacttattgcctgttagggtgaacccattttttttgggtcatcgcgacaggttgtgtcagggtgaacccattcgggtcatcgcgacacagttttgaagaTTCATACAACGAACCTCTTTATGAAGACCATTATTTCATTACCATGAGACATGCCGGACGAATATACTTCTTGATTTGATGCCTCTCTGACTTGTAAAAGATCTCCACATATTCTTTATATTCACTTGTATTTGTCCCTTTTGCAGGGTTGCAATGGTGTACCTGAAGGAATTTCGCAAGGGGAGCGACCTATATCTTTCTGTAGTTGACCGCAAGGATCAAGATGCTGCATCTGGAACTTACTTTCTTACAAGCAAATCGCTTCGTATGCTGGAAGGTGGAGCAGCCAGTCTAACAAGGGATTCTTTGCTAAATGAAATGTCCATGAAGCTTGACACTCGAGAACCAGACGCTTGCTCACGCTACCTTTTAAAAAATAACCTTAAAGTGAAGCCTGGTACAAATTATACTTATGAGTTACTTGGGCGCAGAATCATCTCAGGAAAAGTTAGATGGGGATCCTTCAACCTGAAAATTTACGGGGAATCGATCTACATGCCAAAATATTGGGAGTGGACTAAAGATGTACTTGCTCGCTTTAGTGACATCCTTTCGACTGCTTCTATCCGTCAAGCGGTCTATGCTTCCTTATATTCTTATGATAAGGACTTACATATCATGCGTGCCTTCTTCGAAGGATGGTGTCCTGGTACTAATACCTTTCATACTGTAGAAGGCGAATTTTCTATCTCCCTGTGGGACCTAAAGAAACTTGGAGGTCTCCCTGTTGTGGGAGAGATTTATGATGAAACGGTGCCTCAACTTAGCATCCTAAAGTCAACGACTGAAGAAAATAATTTGATTGTCCCTACTACGTGCACTTTCTTGTTTATCGTTTCACTACCTTGCGAAAAGAATCAAAGGACAAGGGTGAAGTTTCGCTCAAAGAATGGATTGACTTTTGGTGCAAAAGACAGGTTGTACATCCGCCTCCTGTTAAAGCGCGAAGGACCACCAAAAATCCTCCAGCTTCAACCCGAATCCCAAAGGTGGTGTGATTGAGCCCGAACATCCGATGAATGGACAGAGGAAGAACACTCCTTATTTGAAAAGCTTGGTTGCAATGATTCCCGACGGGCAAAGATTTATTTAGCCGCGCACTTATCATGTCGGCTTTGCGTATTTGTTTTTCTTGGGAAGATAGCGACAGATTAATTAGACCAGCTACCTTCGAGATTGCAAGTATGATGGCGTAAGGTCGAGTTTTTAGTCCGGCGATTCCCAGTATTAGCTAGCATTTACAAAGGTTTGAATGGGTTAGCCACGTCTATGAACCCCGGATACTCCAGGTCATTCTTCCCGACACATTACTTATACGGGTGGATTGCAAATTACTTTGACACTTATCATGCGATAAATCCATCACCGACGTGTCCCCATATGACTAAGTATTCAGGTCCCGTTGGGGCGAGGAATGGAAAACCCGAAGAAGCTCGAAAACTCATGCATGAGGGAAGAAAATTTGATGCAAAGCGTTTTATGTTAAATAAACACAAAGTAGATGTCTTGGTAGACAATGGTGACCTTGATGCCCTGGGGCTCGACTATCTTGCATCCCTTCGTTCCTCCTATTTGTGTTTGCGTCTGAGTAATGGGTTTCACCTTGAACCTTATAATCCCCATCGGTTTAGTAGACAATTTGGCTTTTGTCAAGACATTCCCGGCGTATTGAATCGTGGTTCGATAAACCCGACGTCACATGCTTCGAGGCACCGAAATATTGGCAAGTGTTTTTGTTTACAGTAGCATGTCTCGCGTTTACCTTCCCAAATTCTTCGTTCGATGGGATGAGAATGTCACCCCTGGATTTACTAAATGGTGGAAGGAACTCTACCCGAAGGATCTAAGAAAGAATGTTGACATTCTTGTGCATAGTACCGGAAGTGACCACAAGACTAAGAAGCGTGATCATCATGGGGATACTAGAAATCAGCCTCGAGAGCAAGCAGTGCCCCTGAAATCCAAAGTTGTTGTCCCTAAAGCGAAAGGCCACATTGAGAACAAACACCACATCGAGTCAGATTCCGAGATTGACCCTAAACATGATCGTCGTGGCAAGAGAAAAGTGTCTGTCTTAGATGCAGATGATGTCAGACTAGATGTCCAGATTTTTGAGGGGGTGTCGAGTGCATCAAGAATGCCTTCGCAAACACTGGTTAGCTTCTTTTCTTATATGACTAtcgttgtttatttatttattttcctacctgatcatcatttttttttttttttttttttcaggaaGGTGAATGTGCCTTGGAGACAGTCTCCCTTGCTCCGGAATATCGTCTTCCGCATCGTCCACCAAAGATGAAGCCTGGAAAAGGGAAAGGGCTTATGATTCTTAATAAATCAACACCCGTAGGAGACTCTTCTGGTCCAGCATCTCAGGGGAGCCAGACTGACAGTTCGTTTGCCAATGGTAGTCAAACTACCGTGGATAGTCCAGCTTCAACTCATATGTCTCCTTCTTGCAAATCGACGATCGAAGGCGTACGTTTAAGCCTCTAACAATACCATTTAAACCTACCATGCTCCCTACGTGTTCCAAAGCCTCATTTCGTCCACCTCCTTCACTTAAGGGGATTTTTGACAGAGCACTAGACGCGATCCGCTTGCAGGTCTTGGGAGAATTAAAAAATGCAAGCTTCTCTAATGTAGGGGAAGTGGCAATGAAGGCTAACGTGTATTATGAGAGCATCCGACAACTCAAAGGCGATCGTTTCTTCACTACAGGCACGAGTGGATTCTTATGTGGGTGCGGTCCATGCTTACCTTGCACTCGAGAAGCAGGCAGCAGAGTGTCATCATCCTGCATTGCTAGAGGACAAAAGGGTGGAGTGGCATCAAAAGATTGAGGATACCAAATCTCTTCATGATAAGGCGCAAGAAAAGCATAAAGAGCAAGCTGTGGAACTTTCTGCTACTCTGGAAGAAATAAACGATCTTGAAGCTAAACTCAAGCAAGCACGAGAGAAGGAAAAGACATTGCGAAGCAATTTAGAAGCTGAGGATATATCCTTAATCTCATTGCGAGATGATCTTCAGAAGTTGGAGAGAGAATTAACCGAATTTGACGATATCCCTGTTTTGAGTCCTGAAGAGGAAGCCTTACTTCAAGAGCGGAGAATTGAATTGGAAGAGATGCGGGCTTCTCTAGATGTTGATCCATAGacacttagattttttttttttagattatcTATATTTCATCCATTTTTTTTTTATAGCCTAATGGACCAAATGCTTCTAAgatgtttgtttgtcttaatcgTTTTCTGCGCAATAACACCCTTTCAGCGTGTtacattttattatatttatttatacaaACAAATATTTAAAATACTGTTTATTTAGCCGTTCACAGTTTAAACTCTTGCGGGCCAGGAGTAATTATTTTGATGTAATTTTTTTTTGGCGTGGCTGCACTTGAACAAAGTGTTTGCTCAAACTGCCTACGTACTTGCAAAGCTACCAAGATGACAACTTgcaagatcaagccaacgtagttcaagagagggatttttttttttttttttttgtatacagtttaacctcttgcttaggagcttggacttgcagtttacgctcttgcttaggagccttcactgttgggatttaagaatagtaacgcttcaaaaacttcccattgattgGGCCTACTCGAACGCCGTCTTCATCCACGATTTTGTAAGCACCATTTGTATAGACCTCCTGTACCACGTATGGACCATCCCACTTAGAAGTGAACTTGCCAACTGGCTTGTGAGAGGTGATGATTGGTCTTCGTATCGCAAGGACGAGGTCTCCTACTTGGAAAGAACGAGGgcgcacctttttgttgaatgcgcgtgacaaccttgcttgatagcaccggagcttttgttgagcctctaatctcttttcatcgagagcttccaactctgctaatcgcaatttgtcattctcatcatcTGTGAGTCCCTCCCCGAATAGCAATGCGTAAGGAAGGGATTTGCAACTCCAAAGGCAACACGGCCTCCACTCCATACACCAACGCATACGGGGTTGCCtgagtaggtgttttgtatgtggtacgatatgcccacaacgcctcaccaattctttcatgccaatctcgctttgactttgctactacttttctcaacaagttgcaaagagttttattaaaggcttcagccaaaccatttgcagaggcattgtacatggatgacttgtattgtttgaacttgaatttttctccCGGACTTGTCATCGATGGTTGAAAAATTGTTTCCCATTATCGTTGTGATACGTTGAGGTACACCATATCTCAGAGATGATTTGGGTTCTAATGAAgtccacaacattttctttcttcacttcccgtagtgtgatggcttctgcccattttgagaagtagtcagtggcagcgaggatatactcgtgtccatttgaggcctttggagtaagaggtcccacaacatcaagtccccaagcttcaaagggccatgaagaAACAAAAGGGATGCAACGGCTCCCGGCGGTTGGTGTATGAAGTTTGCGTAGAACTGACAGGGTTCACATTTTTTCGCAAAGTCCATACAATCTTGCACCATGGTTGGCCAGTAATACCCCATTCTCTTTACGCGATCATGAAGTTTAGGCCCAGATTGATGAGCACCACAAATGCCAGAATGAGCTTCATGCATTACTTCAAAGAGCTTCCTTGCTTAGACACCTCAACCATTGGCCTGAGAAAGAACGTCTGTAGAGTGTCCCTTTATAGTGAATGAACTTTGGAGCACGTCGACGTATTTCTACCTTGTGTCTGGGATCATCGGGTAGTTTTTGGTGGTCCAAAAAATCAATGATAGGTTGACGCCAGTCATCTTCATCAACTGTGTAGACGCATATCATGTTGGTTGTATCTACGTTTTCCTCTTCTTCAAGCAATGATACTACCCAACGATTGCAGACTGGGACTTGCATAGACTCTTCTGCCCCCAGTGCCAAAGTGGCTGCAAGATTAGCAAGCGCGTCagccaacttattggcactccttgGCACATGACCAACATGGATGTCCTCAAGTTGATTCAACAGTTGTAATGCCCGTTGATGGTAGggaatcaagtcttcctttttTACTTCATATTCACCAAGGACTTGGTTGACCACCAGCTTCGAGTCGCCGTATATGTCCATATCTCTAACACCTATTTCGATCGCCATTTGGAGGCCGAGTATGAGAGCTTGGTATTCTGCCATATTATTTGAGCACAACTGAGTGAGCGTAAAGGAGTATGGCATgagatgattttgtggagttacgaaTACAACTCCGGCTCCAGCTCCGTCCTTCCTTGCAGCACCATCAAAGTACATTTGCCATGGAGGTAGGACGTCCACATAGAAAATTTCTTCTCCTGGGAGGTCATCTGAAATTTCCCACTCTGCTGGCACTGGATGATCAAAGAAAGAAGTCGGCGATAGCTTGACCTTTGACAGCCTTTTGAGGCACGAACACCAAGTCATACTGCTTAAGTAACATTGCCCATTTCGCAAGTCTTCCAGACAAGACTGGTcttgagagtatgtacttgattggatcagcttttgagaccacgtgtatggtatgcgcctgcatgtagtgcctcaacttctggatggcgaacaccaaagcaagacatatcttctctatgggcaagtaattcaactcagctccaaccaaggtacgactcaagtaatagagtgctctctccttacggtcttcaatttcttgagcacACATTGCCCCCAAGAGCGTTCTTGTCTTTGCGATGTAGAGGACAAGTGGCTTTCCCGAATTGGTGCCCCCAAAGACGGTGCACGGCCAAGTACTTCTTGATGCTATCAAAagcattttttcatttttcatcccattggaatggagcatcctttttcatCGATGGCTGAATGGTTGGCAACGCCCCGCTAGGTTAGATATGAACCTTCGAATGTATGCCAAACGTCCTTGCAATCCGCGCAACTCTTTTAACGTCTTTGGTTCCAGCATTTCGTTGATGGCTTTAATTtttgtttggtcaatttcaatgcctctatGCCTAACCACAAACCCCAAGAACTTCCCAGCTGTGACACCGAACACACACTTGagtggattcatcttgagttgacattttctaagtctttcaaagacggttcgaaggtctttgatatggtcttctcttttctttgatttgacaacCACGTCATCAACATAACACTCTATTATTTTATGCAGCATATCATCAAAGATCTTTTGCATTGCGCGTTGGTACGTAGCGCCCGcattcttcaatccaaacggcatgatcGTGTAGCGAAGATCCCTTTTGGGGTTCGAAACCCGTTGCTTCTTGATCTTCGGTGCCATatgtatttgattgtaaccagCAAGACAATCCATGAATGAGAGGGCTTCATGACCAGTGGTTGCGTCAATCATCAACTCAGAATcgcaaagggaagtcatccttcgggCATGCATCATTAAGGTCTCTCAAGTCGACACATATGCGCAGCTTGTCCATTCTTCTTTCGATCGGGACAATGTTTGCTATCCAGGTAGAATATTTGACTTCTCGAATGAAACCCGCTTCAATGAGTTTATTGACTTCCTTTTCAATTTCGGTACAAGCTCCTACAAAACGACGTTGAGGTTGCTTTTTGGGATTGGTGCCTTTCTTGATTGCTAGACGATGAACTGCAATTTTTAGGCCGAGTCCAGGCATCTCCTTATAGCTCcaagcgaagacatctttgtactcgaccaacaacttgtagtactcctcttcttcttccttagtcaAAGAAAGCACCGACATAAATGGGGCGAGGATCTTCGTAGTTCCCAAATTGAGTTCCTTGAGTTCATCCACAACGATTGCCCCCGTCTTCAAGTGTTTTCGGGGCCTCATCGGCCTCAACTTCTTCATTCTCGTCAGGTATCTCTTCTACTGTGATATGATATGACGACGTTGTAACTTCTAAATCTCCTGGCTTCTTTACATCGTAGGGACGTGAAGAGGAAGGAATAGGCTCAACATTTTTTGACCGCCTGTGAGAACTAGTATGCGCCTCCTTGCTTTGAGTGGCTCATGCTGGATGATATCCACTACTTGCATACGCTTCATGCGAGATGGTATTGCGCTTCTCAAATCATCGCTTACTcttacttcttcttcattttgtgttgcaaaagttgagagaggacgaccctcACCACTATTCCTCTTGAGAGCCCCTAGTCGATCAAGATCGTTTTTGATGGAACACCTGCGTTCATGTATTGCGCCCTTTTTGTTTATGCGCAACGAAGGTGTTGACACTTTGACCTTACTTTCTCCTTGATTGCCAAGCCTAGCAAAGACAGAAATGTGTTTGGTTGAAGAATTTGGTCTCCCTAACCTTGTAAATATAGAAGGACGACACTTCTCTGCGGGTGGACTTATTCGATCGAAGACCAAGATGGATGCATCTTTTCCtctccttcttcattttcttcgacCTCTTCTACTTGTGATGTCTTTGAGAAGATGCAAGCCCCTTTTCTACGAGCACCAATCTTCGAGGCGCAGAGACTCATATTCGAGGCCGGCCCTGGTCACCATGAAGTTCCCATCTTGCTTGAACACTTCATGTTGCGCTTTGTTAAGACCGTACGGCTCAACTTCTATAACTTTGCCGAGAGGAGTCGGATTTGTAAAGTCATATCCAGCCTTCGCAAGtagcttgtaagcattggaatcaaaTATCCCCTTATTTTCCTCACTTGATGATTGACTGGATGAACAGACGAAACCATTCGGAGGAGGTCTCACAATCTTCatttgagatgaacttggtagAGGTGTAACGACTTTGGCCACCCATTCCTGCTTGAACACCAGACTTGATTTTTTATCCTTAGGCTCTATCTTTGGTGTTAGACACTCTGCAAAAGGACTCTCTCCATCTTTGCGGCGAGATTTTGGGATGTATCGTAATACTGGTGGTGTAGTTTTCTGCGGCGTCTCTTGCTTCTTAGGTGACGCAACAGGAGTAGCTGTTTTGTTGACCTTGTCTACATCTTTCTTAACATAATTTTCTTTAGCAGGACTTGCAGCTTCATCTTCTTTGATGATGTTCTTTTCCCGCTTACCTCCTTTTCCCGttgaagagatggtggttggcatgaaCTCACCGGAAGTACCATTCTCTTCAAAGAATTTTGCATCGCAAGAAAGAGTCGACCTTAGAGAAGGGTTTGGCGTCTCCGTCTATCTTCCTTTCACCACCACGATAATATTTCAAgcattgatggagggttgaggcGACAACTCCGTTTTCGTGCTTCCAAGGTCGTCCCAGCAATAGTTTGAACGATGTCTTGCCATCCATGACATGGAATAATGTGTCAGAAGAAAGATCACCCATGGTAAGGTTCACGCGGATCATACCAACTGCGCGCTCcccattcaagttgaaaccatgaatcatTGTTCGGCTACTGGAGAGTTCGTCCATCGTGATCCCTAATTCGTTCATGGTTGTTTTTGGCATGAGATTGACTCCTGATCCTCCATCTATTAAGATGCGCTTGACCTTTTGCCCCCGGATGTACCCGGACACATAAAGTGGCCTGTTGTGAGGTTTGGATCCAAGaagtaaatcctcatctgaaaaactcAAGGCTGCGTTGCAGGAGACACATCCAGTTGATTGCTCAA is a genomic window containing:
- the LOC141629245 gene encoding uncharacterized protein LOC141629245 → MTWCSCLKRLSKVKLSPTSFFDHPVPAEWEISDDLPGEEIFYVDVLPPWQMYFDGAARKDGAGAGVVFVTPQNHLMPYSFTLTQLCSNNMAEYQALILGLQMAIEIGVRDMDIYGDSKLVVNQVLGEYEVKKEDLIPYHQRALQLLNQLEDIHVGHVPRSANKLADALANLAATLALGAEESMQVPVCNRWVVSLLEEEENVDTTNMICVYTVDEDDWRQPIIDFLDHQKLPDDPRHKVEIRRRAPKFIHYKGTLYRRSFSGQWLRCLSKEAL